A stretch of Fulvia fulva chromosome 4, complete sequence DNA encodes these proteins:
- a CDS encoding RNA-binding protein rnp24, which produces MSSSPQVEKKRKRDIKSEDELEIDVNLPEPPSKKAKRKEKKSKTKKPAEEPALNPARAAQIQDEEGDNKPKSKSAEPAKRSDYGIWIGNLPFTATKESLRDFLLREGGISAEDVTRVHMPTNDQKQNKGFAYVDFTTPAVLQIALGLSERLSGGRKVLIKNANNFEGRPEKPKVEKGVAADGSINGKEPSKRVFVGNLSFDITKDELSEHFAQAGTVEDVFLATFEDSGKCKGFGWVTFADIESATNAVKGFVWKESDVKESDVEDDESDDDEEGKKKPKRKNHKPRKWFINRYNGRTMRCEFAEDAQTRYQKRYGKGGPKEQRSAAPNGEGDAVAGGEESIESLAREAASARENAPRKQKNDKYKKMGKDERQEVRRKKFDARTKAPGKALAQAPRASAAIVAGAGSKMTFDE; this is translated from the coding sequence ATGTCGTCCTCACCACAAGTCGAGAAGAAGCGCAAGCGCGACATCAAGTCAGAAGACGAACTCGAGATCGACGTCAATTTGCCCGAACCGCCGTCGAAGAAAGCCAAGCGCAAGGAGAAGAAATCAAAGACCAAGAAGCCTGCCGAAGAGCCCGCACTCAACCCTGCGAGAGCAGCCCAGATTCAGGATGAAGAGGGCGACAACAAGCCCAAGTCCAAGTCTGCCGAACCTGCGAAGCGCAGCGATTACGGCATCTGGATCGGCAATTTGCCCTTCACCGCGACCAAGGAAAGCCTTCGCGACTTTCTGCTGAGAGAGGGTGGCATTTCTGCCGAGGATGTGACGAGAGTGCACATGCCTACCAATGACCAGAAGCAGAACAAGGGCTTCGCGTACGTCGACTTCACCACGCCGGCCGTCTTGCAGATCGCCTTGGGCCTTAGTGAGAGACTGAGCGGAGGCAGAAAAGTCCTCATCAAGAATGCGAACAACTTCGAAGGGAGACCCGAGAAGCCAAAGGTCGAGAAAGGTGTGGCGGCAGATGGCAGCATCAATGGCAAGGAACCTAGCAAGAGAGTATTTGTGGGCAATTTGAGCTTCGACATCACCAAAGACGAACTATCAGAGCACTTTGCGCAGGCTGGAACGGTAGAGGATGTATTCCTAGCTACATTCGAAGACTCGGGCAAGTGCAAGGGTTTCGGATGGGTCACATTCGCGGACATCGAAAGTGCGACGAATGCCGTGAAGGGCTTTGTGTGGAAAGAGTCGGATGTCAAAGAGTCGGATGTCGAGGACGATGAGAGTGACGATGATGAGGAAGGGAAGAAGAAGCCAAAGAGGAAGAACCACAAGCCCAGGAAGTGGTTTATCAACCGCTACAACGGCAGGACGATGCGGTGCGAGTTCGCAGAGGATGCACAAACCAGATACCAAAAGCGCTACGGCAAGGGTGGGCCAAAGGAACAGCGATCTGCAGCACCAAACGGCGAAGGCGATGCTGTCGCTGGTGGCGAGGAGAGTATTGAGAGCCTCGCGCGGGAAGCAGCGTCTGCACGGGAGAACGCCCCGCGGAAGCAGAAGAACGACAAGTACAAGAAGATGGGCAAGGATGAACGACAAGAGGTCAGGAGGAAGAAGTTCGATGCGAGGACGAAGGCTCCCGGCAAAGCTCTCGCTCAAGCTCCGCGGGCGTCGGCCGCGATCGTTGCGGGTGCTGGCAGCAAGATGACCTTTGACGAATAG